The proteins below are encoded in one region of Ereboglobus luteus:
- a CDS encoding BMC domain-containing protein yields MAQEALGMIETKGFCTLVEAADAALKAANVTMTGYEAIGSGHVAAFFRGDVAALKAAIDAGAESARRVGDIVAVQVIPRPHEDIGALGKWIA; encoded by the coding sequence ATGGCTCAAGAAGCACTCGGCATGATTGAAACAAAGGGATTCTGCACGCTCGTCGAAGCTGCGGACGCCGCCCTCAAAGCCGCCAACGTCACCATGACCGGTTACGAGGCGATCGGATCCGGCCACGTCGCGGCATTCTTCCGCGGCGACGTCGCGGCCCTCAAGGCCGCCATCGACGCCGGCGCTGAATCCGCCCGCCGCGTCGGCGACATCGTCGCCGTCCAGGTCATCCCGCGCCCCCACGAAGATATCGGCGCGCTCGGCAAGTGGATTGCGTGA
- the pduL gene encoding phosphate propanoyltransferase produces the protein MSLAPPAPHRATIEHQVRRALYERLGQPMPKTVRAPNPLLVNVSARHCHLTPQAVEILFGKGHTLTPMKWLYQKDQYAAKEAVTLIGPRSRVISNLRILGPCRDLNQVELAFTDAISLGFEIPVRNSGSIKDTPGCMLMGPAGFLELPVGVIRAAPHVHMHPDDAAFYRVKNGDYMKLRVGGDCGVTFDRMFVRVSPDFKLEVHIDTDEANGCGLGPNTPCELLK, from the coding sequence ATGTCTCTCGCGCCTCCAGCTCCCCATCGCGCCACCATCGAACACCAAGTTCGCCGCGCGCTTTATGAGCGACTCGGACAACCGATGCCCAAGACCGTCCGCGCGCCCAATCCGCTTCTCGTAAACGTCTCCGCGCGCCATTGCCACCTCACCCCGCAGGCGGTCGAAATCCTTTTCGGCAAGGGCCACACGCTCACGCCGATGAAGTGGCTGTATCAAAAGGACCAATACGCCGCCAAGGAGGCCGTCACGCTCATCGGTCCGCGCTCGCGCGTCATCTCGAATCTCCGCATCCTCGGCCCGTGCCGCGACCTCAACCAGGTCGAGCTCGCATTCACCGACGCCATCTCGCTCGGCTTTGAAATTCCCGTCCGCAACTCCGGCAGCATCAAGGACACGCCCGGCTGCATGTTGATGGGGCCCGCCGGATTTCTCGAATTGCCCGTCGGCGTGATTCGCGCCGCGCCGCACGTGCACATGCACCCGGACGACGCCGCGTTTTACCGCGTTAAAAACGGCGATTATATGAAACTCCGCGTCGGCGGCGATTGCGGCGTAACCTTCGACCGCATGTTCGTGCGCGTCTCGCCTGATTTCAAACTCGAGGTCCACATCGACACTGACGAAGCCAACGGCTGCGGCCTCGGGCCGAACACGCCGTGCGAGTTGCTGAAGTGA
- a CDS encoding BMC domain-containing protein: MSESLGMIETKGYVGAVQASDAMVKAAGVTLVKQVQIGGGLVTVLVKGDVGSVKAAVDAGADAAKQVGELVCAHVIARPHAELLKQFGI; this comes from the coding sequence ATGAGCGAATCTCTCGGAATGATTGAAACCAAAGGCTACGTCGGCGCGGTCCAGGCCAGCGACGCGATGGTCAAGGCGGCGGGCGTTACGCTCGTCAAGCAAGTGCAAATCGGCGGTGGCCTTGTCACCGTTCTCGTCAAGGGCGACGTCGGCAGCGTAAAAGCCGCCGTGGACGCCGGAGCCGACGCCGCGAAACAAGTCGGCGAGCTCGTCTGCGCCCACGTCATCGCCCGTCCCCACGCCGAACTCCTCAAGCAATTCGGCATCTGA
- a CDS encoding BMC domain-containing protein yields MAQSALGLLETRGLTALVAGVDAMLKSANVKLAGPMKQVGNALVTAVVTGDVAAVKAAVEAGADAARTYGEVVSVQVIARPHEDVATVLPKAATAKK; encoded by the coding sequence ATGGCACAATCCGCCCTTGGACTCCTCGAAACCCGTGGCCTCACCGCGCTCGTCGCCGGTGTGGACGCGATGCTCAAATCCGCCAACGTCAAGCTCGCCGGCCCGATGAAACAGGTCGGCAACGCGCTCGTCACCGCCGTTGTCACCGGTGATGTCGCCGCCGTCAAAGCCGCCGTTGAAGCCGGCGCCGACGCCGCGCGCACCTACGGCGAAGTCGTCAGCGTGCAAGTCATTGCCCGCCCCCACGAAGACGTCGCCACCGTGCTCCCGAAGGCAGCAACCGCGAAAAAGTGA
- a CDS encoding EutN/CcmL family microcompartment protein produces the protein MFLARVIGSVVSTKKDDTMKGRKLLVLRPVFPDEANPTKLKPGGSTVVAVDALGAGAGDLVLFCQGSSARMTTGMKTLPIDAAIVGLVDTVEVLGKNAA, from the coding sequence ATGTTTCTCGCACGCGTCATAGGCTCAGTGGTCTCGACCAAAAAGGACGACACCATGAAAGGCCGCAAACTCCTCGTGCTTCGCCCGGTATTTCCCGACGAGGCAAACCCGACCAAACTCAAACCCGGCGGCAGCACAGTGGTGGCGGTTGACGCCCTCGGCGCGGGCGCGGGCGACCTCGTGCTCTTTTGCCAGGGCAGCTCCGCGCGCATGACCACCGGCATGAAAACACTTCCCATCGACGCCGCCATCGTCGGCCTCGTCGACACCGTCGAGGTGCTCGGTAAAAACGCAGCGTAA
- a CDS encoding acetate/propionate family kinase, which produces MNVLVANLGSTSFKYRLYAIDGAEARLLARGGFERVTDHGAVIDQAMNELAAAGHKTIDAVGFKTVLGGDITGCLLADEKVEQALLATADLAPAHNPPYAAGIRTFRERLPAVPRVALFETAFYQWVPPSAHRYAVPEEWYQAGIRRYGFHGASHKFVAERGAELLGRDDIAQKVRDLYIAGPQSSGTLASGLLASGLRVISCHLGGSSSVTGIRDGVAIGTSMGLSPQSGLPQNNRVGDLDSGAIPCAMRRLKLSLENVEKQLTKESGLLGISGVSNDVRDIKAAADKGDARAQLALDVFIHSIRHWVGAFWLEMGGCDALVFTAGIGENNSWLRAAVCENLAGLGLVLDPAKNAANATEQNLAAADSRTQVLVIPANEELVVARETARLLQAKAGRVNGEG; this is translated from the coding sequence ATGAACGTTCTCGTCGCCAACCTCGGATCGACCTCGTTTAAATACCGCCTCTACGCCATCGACGGCGCGGAAGCGCGCCTGCTCGCGCGCGGCGGTTTTGAGCGCGTCACCGATCACGGCGCGGTCATTGACCAGGCGATGAACGAGCTCGCCGCGGCCGGTCACAAGACAATCGACGCCGTCGGTTTCAAAACCGTGCTCGGCGGCGACATCACCGGCTGCCTCCTCGCCGACGAAAAGGTCGAGCAGGCGCTCCTCGCCACCGCCGACCTCGCGCCCGCGCACAATCCGCCCTACGCCGCGGGCATTCGCACATTTCGCGAACGCCTGCCCGCAGTGCCGCGCGTCGCGCTTTTCGAGACGGCGTTCTACCAATGGGTGCCGCCCAGCGCGCACCGCTACGCCGTTCCCGAGGAGTGGTATCAAGCCGGCATCCGCCGTTACGGTTTCCACGGGGCGAGCCATAAGTTTGTCGCCGAACGCGGCGCCGAACTTCTCGGCCGCGACGACATCGCCCAAAAAGTTCGCGACCTCTACATCGCCGGCCCGCAATCCTCTGGCACTCTGGCCTCTGGCCTTCTGGCTTCTGGTCTCCGCGTGATTTCGTGCCACTTGGGCGGATCGAGTTCCGTGACCGGCATCCGCGACGGCGTTGCCATTGGCACCAGCATGGGGCTTAGCCCGCAGTCCGGCCTTCCGCAAAACAACCGCGTCGGCGATCTCGATTCCGGCGCGATTCCCTGCGCGATGCGCCGTCTCAAACTCTCGCTCGAGAATGTCGAAAAACAACTCACCAAGGAATCCGGACTGCTCGGCATTTCCGGCGTGAGCAACGACGTGCGCGACATCAAGGCCGCCGCCGACAAAGGCGACGCCCGCGCCCAACTCGCGCTCGATGTATTCATACATTCGATACGCCACTGGGTGGGCGCCTTCTGGCTCGAAATGGGCGGTTGCGACGCGCTCGTTTTCACCGCCGGCATCGGCGAAAACAATTCCTGGCTCCGCGCCGCCGTGTGCGAAAACCTCGCCGGACTCGGCCTCGTGCTCGACCCCGCGAAAAACGCCGCCAACGCCACCGAGCAAAACCTCGCCGCCGCCGATTCGCGCACCCAAGTGCTCGTCATCCCCGCCAACGAGGAACTCGTCGTCGCCCGCGAAACCGCCCGGCTTTTGCAAGCAAAAGCCGGAAGAGTGAATGGTGAAGGGTGA